One window from the genome of Paramisgurnus dabryanus chromosome 24, PD_genome_1.1, whole genome shotgun sequence encodes:
- the LOC135740892 gene encoding receptor-transporting protein 3-like — MASLWNSAVQEKSSELHEDTWQVIFDETITPNNTAHGWYHYISGSFASFKCSLCKRSWVSKRVQVVFHFYLNAGSNEGTIKVRRFKQKCRRCTGARMEDPNFAVENIDVLVERLVGKIRMRCYRENLGETNRSSKFEGKVNGPHEKSHCEACQGGFCSLAN; from the exons ATGGCATCATTGTGGAACAGTGCAGTACAAGAGAAATCTAGTGAGCTTCACGAGGACACATGGCAGGTTATTTTTGATGAAACGATAACTCCAAATAATACAGCACATGGGTGGTACCACTACATATCTGGATCTTTTGCAAG CTTCAAATGTTCACTTTGTAAAAGATCCTGGGTGTCTAAAAGAGTGCAGGTGGTCTTCCATTTCTACTTGAACGCAGGAAGTAATGAGGGAACCATTAAGGTGCGACGCTTCAAACAGAAATGCAGAAGGTGTACCGGAGCTCGGATGGAGGATCCAAACTTTGCAGTGGAAAACATCGATGTGCTGGTTGAGAGACTCGTTGGAAAGATTCGTATGAGATGCTACAGAGAAAACCTTGGTGAAACGAACAGATCCTCGAAATTCGAGGGCAAAGTTAATGGGCCTCATGAAAAGTCGCACTGTGAAGCTTGTCAGGGTGGTTTTTGTAGTCTGGCAAAttga